From the genome of Aspergillus chevalieri M1 DNA, chromosome 8, nearly complete sequence, one region includes:
- the RRD1 gene encoding serine/threonine-protein phosphatase 2A activator (COG:O;~EggNog:ENOG410PJ68;~InterPro:IPR043170,IPR004327,IPR037218;~PFAM:PF03095;~go_function: GO:0019211 - phosphatase activator activity [Evidence IEA]) — translation MTTNGLPIRVLPTIDPSAGPTHPFSTPSKKIHESNDVSSFLTSQAYVDIMTFLLQLNRSMFPLKSPDTSIQAWELNCEAVEFSAPVRQLQQLLAKLEEMLEKAPPDQGPRRFGNVAFRRWFQIVEGRADELLEGCLAPEVLEQGKGGSGDGVTAKEELKAYFLGSWGSAQRLDYGTGHELSFLAFLGGIWKLNGFPRTAPGVEERAIVLGVVQPYLELIRTIIKRYTLEPAGSHGVWGLDDHSFLPYIFGAAQFAPAMTDSEPLPEEGSLPDAPDPGGVAKANIVERERKTNMYFSAVGFIYDVKRGPFWEHSPMLYDISGIRTGWAKINKGMIKMYNAEVLSKFPVVQHFPFGSLFSFERDPNAIAPQTQPQSQPPTARPAPPSAGPGPGTKSPWATAGGTAAPTVAPWATARVPPSASSSLPDTSRLPPGPMAPTRAPWAKPAGSGGDSGDLGQTKAPWAK, via the exons ATGACAACAAACGGCCTCCCCATCCGCGTCCTCCCAACCATCGACCCCTCCGCGGGGCCAACACACCCCTTTAGTACCCCCAGCAAGAAAATCCACGAATCCAACGACGTCTCCTCCTTCCTAACAAGCCAAGCCTATGTCGACATAATGACCTTCCTCCTGCAACTCAACCGCTCCATGTTCCCGCTCAAAAGCCCCGACACAAGCATCCAGGCCTGGGAATTGAACTGCGAGGCTGTCGAGTTCTCGGCCCCCGTGCGACAACTACAGCAGTTGTTGGCGAAGCTCGAGGAGATGCTGGAGAAGGCGCCGCCGGATCAGGGGCCGAGAAGATTTGGGAATGTGGCGTTTCGGAGGTGGTTTCAGATTGTGGAGGGGAGGGCAGATGAGTTGTTGGAGGGGTGTCTTGCGCCAGAGGTATTAGAGCAGGGTAAGGGTGGGAGTGGAGATGGGGTGACGGCGAAGGAGGAGTTGAAGGCGTATTTTCTGGGGAGTTGGGGTAGTGCGCAGAGGTTGGATTATGGAACGGGACATGAGTTAAGCTTTCTGGCGTTTCTTGGGGGGATTTGGAAGTTGAATGGGTTTCCGAGAACTGCTCCGGGAGTTGAGGAGAGGGCTATTGTTCTAGGGGTTGTGCAGCC GTATCTCGAGCTCATCCGGACCATTATCAAACGATACACCCTAGAACCAGCAGGCTCACATGGAGTATGGGGTCTAGACGACCACTCATTCTTACCCTACATCTTCGGAGCTGCCCAATTCGCCCCTGCGATGACAGACTCCGAGCCGTTGCCTGAAGAAGGCTCGCTACCAGATGCACCAGACCCAGGGGGCGTTGCTAAAGCGAACATCGTCGAGAGAGAGCGCAAAACCAACATGTACTTCTCCGCAGTGGGCTTTATCTACGATGTCAAACGTGGTCCATTCTGGGAACATAGCCCAATGCTTTATGATATTTCTGGGATTCGAACAGGATGGGCCAAGATCAACAAG GGCATGATCAAAATGTACAACGCAGAAGTCCTCTCCAAATTCCCCGTCGTTCAGCACTTCCCATTCGGCTCGCTGTTCAGCTTCGAACGCGACCCTAACGCCATCGCACCTCAGACCCAACCTCAGTCGCAACCACCAACTGCCAGACCAGCACCCCCATCAGCAGGGCCGGGACCAGGGACCAAATCTCCATGGGCCACCGCAGGAGGTACAGCAGCACCAACGGTAGCGCCGTGGGCGACAGCGAGAGTACCCCCTTCTGCCTCTTCCTCGCTCCCAGATACGTCGAGGTTACCGCCGGGGCCGATGGCTCCGACTAGGGCTCCGTGGGCGAAACCTGCTGGGTCTGGTGGTGATTCTGGGGATTTGGGGCAGACGAAGGCTCCTTGGGCGAAATGA
- a CDS encoding uncharacterized protein (COG:S;~EggNog:ENOG410PGCJ;~InterPro:IPR007590;~PFAM:PF04502), whose product MKHTACGGWIEIRTDPKNTAYVVTEGARKRETGEDQVPPVAGLGEIAFKLGREGREGEDDPLARLEGKVADKRRAETESSRILELQERQSRDWDDPYEKSRRLRRTFRVERKQLERTEKDTEALKDKMSLGIELVAENEEDRVRAGLVDFGGAAAPESVEDAVRATRLRPLFATDARKEKDGKEKKHKRVRTADLLANRKAAFRQELTGNTRAAVDPFLNAADEDAWQPGLKRRKIAKASARGPDIERDGRDVKVENDRVSGPQSQPQPQVEKPPEKNPAPVALVDYGSDSS is encoded by the coding sequence ATGAAACATACCGCATGCGGTGGGTGGATTGAGATTCGCACGGATCCGAAGAATACGGCGTATGTGGTTACGGAGGgagcgaggaagagggagacaGGGGAGGATCAGGTGCCGCCGGTGGCGGGGCTGGGGGAGATTGCGTTTAAGCTTGGACgggaggggagggagggggaggaCGATCCGTTGGCGAGGTTGGAGGGGAAGGTGGCCGATAAGAGGCGTGCAGAAACGGAGAGTTCGAGGATTTTGGAGCTGCAGGAGCGGCAGTCTCGCGATTGGGATGATCCGTATGAGAAATCGAGACGGTTGCGGAGGACGTTTCGGGTTGAGCGGAAACAGCTTGAGCGCACGGAGAAGGATACAGAAGCGTTGAAGGATAAGATGAGCTTGGGGATTGAGTTGGTTGCAGAGAATGAGGAGGATAGAGTCAGGGCTGGTTTGGTGGATTTCGgtggtgctgctgctcccGAGTCTGTGGAGGATGCGGTGCGGGCTACGCGGTTACGGCCGTTATTCGCGACCGATGCTCGAAAGGAGAAAGatgggaaagagaagaagcatAAGAGAGTTCGAACGGCGGACCTACTGGCAAATCGCAAAGCCGCGTTCCGACAAGAGCTGACGGGGAATACCCGTGCGGCCGTGGATCCGTTTCTAAATGCTGCGGACGAAGATGCGTGGCAGCCTGGACTCAAGCGAAGGAAGATAGCCAAGGCGTCTGCTCGCGGTCCTGATATTGAAAGGGATGGGCGGGATGTCAAGGTTGAAAATGACAGGGTTTCTGGACCCCAGTCTCAGCCTCAGCCCCAGGTAGAAAAACCGCCTGAAAAGAACCCGGCTCCAGTTGCATTGGTTGATTATGGATCGGATTCTTCGTAA